The Buttiauxella selenatireducens genome has a window encoding:
- the prfA gene encoding peptide chain release factor 1 translates to MKSSIVAKLEALQERHEEVQALLGDAATIADQDRFRALSREYAQLSDVSSCFLKWRQVQEDIETAQSMLDDPEMREMAQEELNQAKSDSEELEQQLQVLLLPKDPDDERNAFVEVRAGTGGDEAAIFAGDLFRMYSRYAESRRWKVEILSANDGEHGGFKEVIAKISGEGVYGRLKFESGGHRVQRVPATESQGRIHTSACTVAVMPEIPEAELPDINPGDLRIDTFRSSGAGGQHVNTTDSAIRITHLPTGIVVECQDERSQHKNKAKALSVLGSRIRAAEMAKRQQEEASTRRNLLGSGDRSDRNRTYNFPQGRVTDHRINVTLYRLDEVMEGKLDALIEPIVQEFQADQLAALSEQD, encoded by the coding sequence ATGAAGTCTTCTATCGTTGCCAAACTAGAAGCTCTGCAAGAGCGCCATGAAGAAGTTCAGGCTCTGCTTGGGGATGCTGCCACAATTGCCGACCAGGATCGTTTCCGTGCGTTGTCACGTGAATATGCCCAGTTAAGTGACGTTTCAAGCTGCTTCCTGAAATGGCGTCAAGTGCAGGAAGATATTGAAACCGCACAAAGCATGCTCGACGACCCGGAAATGCGCGAAATGGCGCAAGAAGAATTAAATCAGGCGAAAAGTGACAGCGAAGAATTAGAACAACAACTGCAAGTTCTGTTGCTGCCAAAAGATCCTGACGATGAACGTAATGCTTTTGTTGAAGTTCGTGCCGGTACTGGCGGCGATGAAGCGGCTATTTTTGCCGGTGATCTGTTCCGCATGTATAGCCGTTACGCGGAATCTCGCCGCTGGAAAGTTGAAATCCTGAGCGCCAACGATGGCGAACATGGCGGCTTTAAAGAAGTGATCGCCAAAATCAGCGGTGAAGGTGTTTACGGGCGTCTGAAGTTTGAATCCGGTGGTCATCGCGTGCAGCGTGTTCCTGCGACTGAATCCCAGGGCCGTATTCATACCTCCGCTTGTACGGTTGCGGTCATGCCAGAAATTCCTGAAGCAGAATTGCCTGATATCAACCCAGGCGATCTGCGTATTGATACCTTCCGTTCTTCAGGCGCAGGCGGTCAGCACGTCAACACCACGGATTCTGCAATCCGTATTACCCACTTGCCGACAGGTATCGTGGTGGAATGTCAGGACGAACGTTCCCAGCATAAAAACAAAGCCAAAGCGCTTTCAGTGTTGGGCTCGCGTATTCGCGCTGCTGAAATGGCAAAACGCCAGCAGGAAGAGGCTTCAACGCGCCGCAACCTGCTCGGTAGTGGAGACCGTTCAGATCGCAACCGTACTTATAACTTCCCGCAAGGGCGCGTGACCGACCATCGCATCAACGTGACGTTGTACCGTCTGGATGAAGTGATGGAAGGGAAACTCGACGCGCTGATCGAACCTATCGTGCAGGAGTTCCAGGCAGACCAATTAGCGGCGCTGTCTGAGCAGGATTAA